The DNA window GCAGTATTCGCGCGTCGTGATCGCACCCGCTCCATCGGACGGCGATATCATCTATGCGGCGTTCACCGATCATGTGGGCAAAACCTGTGCAGGGTTGATGAAGAGCAGCAACGGAGGCATGAGCTGGGAAGAGCTGCCCATTCCGTACAGCCGGGTCAGCGGCGTGAATTACATGGGTGAGCAGGGGAGGTTCAACAGCACGCTCACTGTACATCCGGCCGACCCGAATACTGTCTGGGCGGGCGGAATCGACCTGCATCGAAGTACGGATGGCGGTTTCAGCTGGCAGCAAATGACGAACTGGTATCCTTACAGGGACTACAGCTATGTGCATGCCGATCAGCACGTCCTCCTTTTCAATCCCGCGAACCCAGGAGAGATGCTGGCCGCGAGCGACGGCGGCATGTTCCGCTCGCTGGACGGTGGTGAAAACTTTGCAGAAATGACTTCCGGAATGGTGACTGTTCAGTTCCACAGCGGCGCACCGCATCCGCACAGCGACATGGTGCTCGGTGGTACGATCGACAACGGGAATCTTCGTGTTCTTGATGGCGACCTGTGGACGGATGTCACCGGTGGCGATGGAGGCTACACGGCGATCGATCCCGACGAGCCCCGCTACATGTACGCCGAACTGTACTATCTGCATTTCATGAAATCAACGGATTTTGGCCGCACCTTCTATCGTGCCATGAACGGTATCCCGAGAGCGCAGGATTTCGGAAGCAGTGACCCCGTGGGTTTCATTGCTCCATTCGAAATGTCTCCGCTTTCACCGAAGACACTGTATGCGGGTACCAACCGCGTCTATCGTACCACCAACGGTGCGGAATTATGGGAGCGCATCAGTGACGACCTCGCCGGAAACAATGCCTTTATTACGGCAATCGGACTCGCGGCCTCAGATCCGGATGTGATATACGTGGGCAGTTCACGTGGACGAGTCAGTGTAACGACGAATGGTGGGGATTCCTGGACGCGCATAGACCAGGGATTGTTTTCGTTTTTCATCACCGACTTTGCGGTGCATCCTGCCGATCCCCGCGATGTGATTGTGACGCTCAGTGGTTTCGGGTCGCCCCATGCCTGGCGCAGCACGGATGCAGGGGGGAGCTGGACATCGATCGCAGGCGAAGGTGCGACAGCGCTGCCGGATATCCCGGCCAACACTGTCTTCAGGCATCCCGAACTGGATCGGGAGATCTACGTTGGAACAGATGTCGGCCTGTTTGTATCCACGGATAAAGGCCTGACCTGGGCAGTGGATAACGAAGGTATCGGCAATGTCATCATCGCCGATCTGCGCATGCGAGCTGACGGTGTGCTGTTTGCAGCAACACACGGACGCGGCATGTATCGATCCAGCCGCTCCATCTTCTCGGACGCTCCGGTGCCGGTTACCGTTGCGTGGCTGGGACAGAATTATCCCAACCCTGTCACCTCTGCCACCGGTGCGGAGACCATCATCCCCTACAGCCTGGCCGGGGAAGGCGATGTTGCAATCCGGATTTCTGATATGGCCGGACGACGCATTCGGGAACGGCGCTTCAGATTTCAATCCTCCGGCGACTACCGTTTCCCCCTCGATATGCGTGGGATTTCAAGCGGTGCGTATTCCGTGCAGCTGTTTTTCAACGGTGCACTCTCCGGAGAACGCAGACTGCTGCGAGTGCGATGAGGGACTGCCGCTGTCTTTTCATGAGAATTCGAGGGCCCGATACCTTCATTGCGACTCAGTACATTTCCTGCATGATACGAGCTGCAACTCTGGGACGATAGTGTGACAGTTCGTAGTAATTCCGGTAATCTTCAGTGATATCGTTGACCCCCGAGTAATTCGCCACGCAACTTTCGCCGAAAATTTCCCGCAGACTCTGCACATCCTTCGGATTCAGGGGACGCTGATTGTAGAGCGGACTGATGACGATTCGCAGTTCGGTGCTGTCCGCGGCGAATACCTCCTGCATTTCCTTCAACATGTGGCGTTGCGAAGCTCCGAGGCAGGGCGGGGAAGGGGGCGGAACGGATGATCGCCTGCGAAATCTTTCCCTCTTCGCGGCATCGTAGAATGACCCCTCGGCTATCGCTTCCTCGAATTGCGGATAACTGATTTCATTCGTCACGCGATCGTAATGCATGGGCTCGGCGTTCAGGACATTGTGATCGCGCATGTAATCGCGAAATTGACCGGTGAGCATAAAATCGTAGTACGCGAGCAGGAAGTGGGGATCGAGATAGGCAAGGAGAAAACTGCCATGGAAGGCCGCGATATTGCTGTATCCGACAAGGCGCGGCGGAGTGATGAGCAGATGTGCCCCACGCTCTTCGGCACGATAAAACAGGCTGTAGTCCGCCACGATAATCGCATGTGCAATGTCGACATCGTTGGCTCCCAGATACATCACTTTTTTATGCAGGTTGTACAGAGATTCGTCTGAGCCGTCGAAATGGAACGGCGAGGCCGCCTGCGGCAGGTGACGCTTCCAGTCTGACACACGCCAGAATATTGAGCGGGAGTTTCCGAAGATGAAGGCATTGTACTGCTGTCTGTCATATTGCTGTGCAAAGGTCTCTGTGCTGACATAGCCGCGGTTCAGTACCACGTAATCCGGTTGGCCAGACCGGTAGTAGACATCATGACTGAAGACGACCTTGAACGGATCCATGGGGATGTACAGCGCAAGCAGGAGCAGCAGCGGAGAGAAGAAAAGTAATATCTGACGCAGATAGCGCTTCATGCGTTTGAGGTCTCAGAACTGGAAATAGATAAACGTTTGCGGTTCCCCGCCGTAGTAGAAGATGAGTGCTGCGATCCCGTAGTACAGCGTCCATCGCAACGGCGCAGGCATTCGCTTCCCGCTCAGCTGAAGGACGTGTTCCCGGTCGCGCTGCAGCCACTCGGCAGCAAGAAAGAGTAGTGCTACAAGGGGGAAATATCCGAACGCAAGGGTCGGCGGCGTGAAGAGGGTAGCAGAAAATATATTCCCAATATAAGTGAGTGCATCGCCGACTGTGGCTGCGCGGAAAAATACCCAGGCCAGACAGGTGAGTGCGAAGGTGACAGCCATCTGAAAAGTTTCACGGATCCCCGGCAGTATGCGTCCCTCTGCCACCGTGTTCGTATGCGACCTGTTGCGATCACGCAGGAGCAGTGGAAGGAAGTACAGCGCGTTTAGCGCTCCCCACACGATGAAGGTCCAGTTCGCCCCGTGCCAGAATCCGCTGACCACGAAAATGATGAGCACGTTGCGAATCTGCTTCCACCTGTTGCCACGACTGCCGCCAAGGGGAATGTAGACGTAATCTCGGAACCAGGTGGAAAGGGAAATATGCCATCTGCGCCAGAACTCTGCGATGTCGCGCGAGAAATACGGGAAGGCGAAGTTGCGCATGAGATCGAAACCGAAAAGACGCGCTGTCCCGATGGCGATATCGGAATATCCTGAGAAATCCCCGTAAATCTGCAATGCGAAAAACACGGCCCCGAGCACAAGCGTACTGCCCGGCAGTTCCGCGGAGTGGTTGAAAATGTGATCGGCGAATACCGCTGCATTGTCGGCGATGACGATTTTCTTGAAGAGGCCCCAGAGAATCTGTCGCGATCCATCGAGTGCGCTGTCATACGAGAATACGCGGGGACGCTGGAATTGCGGGAGCAGATTGCTTGCGCGTTCGATGGGACCCGCCACCAGTTGCGGGAAAAAGGCAACGAATGCAAAGAACGAAATGATATCCTTCGACGCCTCCATGTTCCCCCGATACACATCGATGGAATAACTGAGTGTCTGGAATGTGTAAAAGCTGATGCCGACGGGGAGAATAATGTAGAGCCGTGCGGGGTCGATGTGATGCCCGAACAGGGTGAAGGCGTCGGAGAAGCTCTGCGCGAAGAAATTGAAATACTTGAAGAAACCCAGCAGTCCGAGATTCACTCCGAGACTGAGGCCGAGGAGCAGGCGCCGCATGCTGCGCGCCCGCACCTCCGCCAGACCGAGTCCAACGAGAAAATCGACCATGGAGCTGAGCAGGATCAGCGAGAGAAAGCGCCAGTCCCACCATCCATAGAATAAATAGCTTGCTGCAAGAAGCAGGAGATTCTGCAGCCCCGTTTTCCGGGCGGCAGCAAACCAGTAGAGAACAAATACCAGCGGCAGGAATACCGCGAATTCTATGGAATTGAATAGCACTGGCGCTCTTCAGGCTGTCAGGGGTACTGAGGCTTACAGTCCGAGCTTCTTGCGAAGAGCGGACGGAATGGCATCCTTGTGCAGCATGATCGACAGCGTTTTGCATCTTACGAATGCAGACGACGCATAGAAATGTCCATCGAATTTGCTGCGGTCAACGCCCCAGGAATTTTTCACGTAATAATACTTCGTCCCATCCTGATCTTTGGCGCTGCCGATGATATGCATGCCGTGGTCGTCAGTGGTGCTGTAGTTGTCAAACGCTTTCTGCCGCATCTCCTGTGTGACGACCTTCTGGGGAACAGGGGTCACGAAAACTGAGTCGGCCTCGGTTTTGCGCATGTCATCCCAGTCCTTCGCCGGAAGGACAGCGAGTCCCTTGCGGTAATCGAATCCCTTTTCACTGACATCGCTTGCCCACGCAACGGTATAGCCATTATCGAGTGCGTTGTCAATGGTTTCCATCAACTCGTCGAGTGGAAGATTGTACACGAGGCCATAATCCCAGTTGTCCGGTACTTCAAGAATGAAAGGCCTGTAGAAAGGATGATGCGTGAAGGAACTCAGCAGCACATAATCGTCGGCATTGAGCCCGAGCACATTGTCAGCGAAGCTCCGCGGGGTGTAGGATGATCCTTCATATGCGAAGTTTGCAGGATAATCACCGAGGTAGGCGTCAAGAATGCCATCGAGACCTTTCTCCCAGACCGGTGTCAGTTTACGGTTTTGATTCTTGATCACGGCGTCAACGTAGCCTTTGATGACAGCGTCGAGCTCTCCGTGAATGTGTTTTTCCTCGTCATACTCGAGACCGGGGTACGCTGCGTCAGGGACCATGCCACGGTTCTTCAGGACGGTGAGCACGTCATTGAACGCGCCGCCTGCGGCGAGCTGGGCGTTGCCGTGTAATCGGACATACTTCACAGCCTTACTGTGGTAGGTGTTGCGTACGACGAACATTTCCGACAGATCGAAGTTGCCTTTTCCCATTCGCAGGAGTTCCGATTCGAGCAGGGAGATGCCGGAGAAGCTCCAGCAGGTGCTCGATCTGTACTGGTTTTTAACCGGCGTGGCGGGGAGGTTGGTAATGGTGGTGAACTGATACCCGAACGATGCCGTGTCGGCGTCATCCTGCGCATGGCAGAACGTCGAGACGGAGAGGAGGATAAGCAGTGCAAACGTCGAGGTTTTCATGATAATGCCTGTGATAGAACAAGGGATACTTACGCCCGGTCAAACACCGAACCGCTGCCAGGCTGAAACAGCCGGTTGTACGTACGTTCGGCAAAGGTGTCGGTCATGCCGGCGATATAATCTGAGAGAACCCGAAGGCGTTGTTTCTCGTCCTGCGCCTCGCGGAGCAGGTGTCCATGCTTACCTCCGAGCAGCTCCGGGGATTCATGGTATGCTGCGAAAATCTTCTGGATGATGATGCCGCCGCGGTATTCGAGGCTCTGTACTGCGGGACCATTGATCACTATTTCATACACGGCGTTTTTCAGTGCGTCGAGTACGCGCCGCTCATCGGCAGGGAGCGTGATGGTCCATCGCAGGCGCGGATGCTCAAATCTTTCGTCCTCCTCCAGCACGGCTGCGGTAATCAGGCGGCTGACCAGTTCCGATCCGGCCTCTTTCTTTTCATGAACCGCATCC is part of the bacterium genome and encodes:
- a CDS encoding MBOAT family protein: MLFNSIEFAVFLPLVFVLYWFAAARKTGLQNLLLLAASYLFYGWWDWRFLSLILLSSMVDFLVGLGLAEVRARSMRRLLLGLSLGVNLGLLGFFKYFNFFAQSFSDAFTLFGHHIDPARLYIILPVGISFYTFQTLSYSIDVYRGNMEASKDIISFFAFVAFFPQLVAGPIERASNLLPQFQRPRVFSYDSALDGSRQILWGLFKKIVIADNAAVFADHIFNHSAELPGSTLVLGAVFFALQIYGDFSGYSDIAIGTARLFGFDLMRNFAFPYFSRDIAEFWRRWHISLSTWFRDYVYIPLGGSRGNRWKQIRNVLIIFVVSGFWHGANWTFIVWGALNALYFLPLLLRDRNRSHTNTVAEGRILPGIRETFQMAVTFALTCLAWVFFRAATVGDALTYIGNIFSATLFTPPTLAFGYFPLVALLFLAAEWLQRDREHVLQLSGKRMPAPLRWTLYYGIAALIFYYGGEPQTFIYFQF
- a CDS encoding C1 family peptidase, translated to MKTSTFALLILLSVSTFCHAQDDADTASFGYQFTTITNLPATPVKNQYRSSTCWSFSGISLLESELLRMGKGNFDLSEMFVVRNTYHSKAVKYVRLHGNAQLAAGGAFNDVLTVLKNRGMVPDAAYPGLEYDEEKHIHGELDAVIKGYVDAVIKNQNRKLTPVWEKGLDGILDAYLGDYPANFAYEGSSYTPRSFADNVLGLNADDYVLLSSFTHHPFYRPFILEVPDNWDYGLVYNLPLDELMETIDNALDNGYTVAWASDVSEKGFDYRKGLAVLPAKDWDDMRKTEADSVFVTPVPQKVVTQEMRQKAFDNYSTTDDHGMHIIGSAKDQDGTKYYYVKNSWGVDRSKFDGHFYASSAFVRCKTLSIMLHKDAIPSALRKKLGL